GACGAGGAGATCGAGGACCTCATCACCATCAGCCAGGGCTCGATCGGCGACTCCGTCCTGCGCTACGAGAGATCCGTGGACGGCGAGCCCACCTGCGTCTGGGAGAATCGCCTCGTCAAGGTCGAGGGTCGGGAGATCACCCTCGGTCCCGATGTCGTCGTCGAGAACCCGGGGGATGAGCCATGCCGCGCCTACGCGAGCTTCCGGCTGTGGAGCGAGGAGGGCGACGATGACACGATCCGCTTGCTGTGGCTCGATGACCTGGAAGCCGATCCGGCCGAGGTCGATCGCAACGACTAGGTAAGCCCCCGGTCACAAAACAGCACGGGCCCCAACCTCACGACGAGACCGGGAACCGATTACGGTTCGGCCTCTGTCCCCCTCATTGTGTACGGGCGCCCGTATTCTCATGGGGCTTACCGGAGCGAAGAGGAGTAAGACAGCATGAAACCGCTCGGGCCGACAGATCCTCAACGCGTGGGCCAGTACAGGCTGCTGGGGAAATTGGGCGCCGGCGGAATGGGCAGTGTGTATCTCGCCCGCTCCGACCGCGGGCGCACAGTGGCCGTCAAACTGGTCCAACCAGAGCTCGCGGCGCAGCCCGAGTTCCGTCGGCGCTTCCAGCAGGAGGTCGAGGCCGCCCGCGCGGTCGGCGGCGACTGGACCGCCCCCGTTCTCGGGTGTGACACCGAGGCCGAGACACCCTGGGTGGCGACCGGCTATGTGGCGGGTCCCTCGCTGCACGAGGTCATCGCCCAGACGTACGGCCGCCTTCCGGAGCGCACGCTGAGCATCCTGGCGAACGGCCTGGTCCGGGCGTTGCAGGACATTCACGCGGCCGGTCTGGTGCACCGGGACCTGAAGCCATCCAATGTGATGATCACCATCGATGGGCCGCGCGTCATCGACTTCGGCATCGCCCGCGCCCTGGAGGGCAACGGCGATGGCCTGACGAGGACCGGCGCGGCCGTGGGCTCGCCCGGATTCATGTCGCCCGAGCAGTGCCGCGGCGAGGTCCTGACGGCCGCCAGCGACATCTTCTGCCTCGGCTCGGTGCTGACCTTCGCGGCCACCGGCCGGACGCCGTTCGGGGACGCCAACACGGCGATGACCGCCCTGATGCTGCGGATCGTGCAGGGCCAGCAGGACCTGACCGAAGTGCCGGACGGCATCCGCCCGCTGATCGAGCGCTGCCTGTCCCAGCACCCGGCGGACCGCCCCAGCCTGGACGAGCTGCTGGCGGCGACGCGGGCCGCCGACGACGAGGACGAGCCGTGGCTGCCCGGCGCGCTGGTGGCGAAGCTGGGCCGGCACGCCGTCGAGCTGCTCGACTCCGAGGACCCGCTCCAGGCGCCGCCGATCCCGATGACCAAGCCGCACCCGGCCATGCCGCACATGCCGCCGACGCCGCTGCCCCCGACCTCCATACCCACTCCTCCGCCGCCGCAGGCCGGGGTGCCGATGGCGCCGCCGACGCCGACGCAGTTCAGCGTGCCGGGCACCCCGCCGCCGAGCCCGCAGCCGAACGCGGGCGTGGACGCGATGGCGACGATGACCTCCGCCGCTCCCCCGCCCGGCTACGGCACACCGCCGCCGCCCGGCGCGGGTGGCTACGGCACCCCCCCGCCCCCCGGAGCGGGCGGCTACGGATATCCGCAGCAGGCGCCCGGCACTCCGGGGTACGGCTACCCGCAGGTCGGGTCGCCGGAGGTGTCCGGGCCCTACGGGCCGGGCTACCCGGGTGGCCCTGGCGGCCCCGGTGGTCCCGGCGGCCCGGGCGGTCCCCCCAAGAAGAAGAACCTGGCCCTGATCATCGTCGCCGCGGTCGCGGTCTTCGCGATCGCCGCGGGCGCCGCCGTCTTCGCCTTCGGCGGCGACTCGGACGACGAGGCGGGGGACGACGGCACCGAGACGGGCCAGCCCACCGACGACCGCACCGGCGAACCGACGGACGAGCCGACCGACAGCCCGACGGACGAGCCCACGGACGAGCCGACCGATCAGCCCACCGACCAGCCGACCGGTGACCCGCAGATCGACCCGAGCGCCACGGTCGGCAGCGAGTACATCGGCGCCTGGGAGGGCCCGGTCCTGAACGAGGACGGCAACGAGGTCGGCTTCTTCCAGCGCATCGAGCTCGACAGCGGATACGGCGGCGACACGGTGGCCACCCAGTGGACCGTGCTCGACAACGTCCTGTGCGAGGAGCAGGCGCAGCTCGTCTCCTCCAACGGCGGCCTGACCATCAACGGCACCGGCATCACCGCCACCTCGCCCGACGGCGCGACGTGCAACCCGTACACCGCCCAGACGCTGGAGATGAACGGCGGCACGCTGGTGTGGACCTCCGGCCAGTGGCACGCGGAGCTGGCGCCGGCCGGAATGCAGAGCGACTCGGACGGCATGCCGTACGACATCCACAGCCAGACGTACACCGGCTCGGGCTTCTCGATCGAGACCGAGACCACCAGCTACGCCGGTTCGCTCGCCCTGACCTGGTCCGACGGCTCCTGCACCTGGGAGTCCGTGATGATCTCGGGCGGCCTGGATGCCGCGTCCATCCTCGTCGGCCCCGGCCGCGTGACGTCGGGGAGCTGCGACCCGCTGCCCTCCTACCTCCTGGAGTGGGAGCCGGCCGACGACAAGGCCGAGGTCATCACCTTCACGCCGTACGCCACGGACGGCGGTGACTCCTTCACGGTGAACCGCGAGGCCTACTGACCGAGGGAACACGGAGGGCGGGCCCGGTACCTCGGGCCCGCCCTTCCCCGTTCCGTACGCGCGCGCTCGCTCGCGGGGCGCCGCTACACGAACGGAGTGATCTCGATCGTCTCGTCACGCCCCGGGCCGACGCCGATCGCGGAGATCGGCGCGCCGGAGAGGTCCTGGAGGGTGAGGACGTACGCCTGCGCGTTCTTCGGCAGGTCCTCGAAGGACCTGGCCCCGGCCAGGCTCTCCGTCCACCCCGGCAGGTACTCGTAGACAGGTGTGGCGTGGTGGAAGTCCGTCTGGCTGTAGGGCAGCTCCTCCACCCGCCGGCCGTCGATCTCGTACGCGACGCAGACCGGGATGCGCTCCCAGCCGGTGAGCACGTCGAGCTTGGTGAGGAAGAAGTCGGTCAGCCCGTTGACCCGGGTCGCGTAGCGGGCGATCACCGCGTCGAACCAGCCGCAGCGCCGGTCGCGCCCGGTGGTCACGCCGAACTCGCCGCCGATGGTGCGCAGCGCCTCGCCGTCCGCGTCGTGCAGCTCGGTGGGGAACGGGCCGGCGCCGACGCGCGTGGTGTACGCCTTCAGGATGCCGATCACACGGTTGATCCGGGTCGGTCCGATGCCGGAGCCCGTGCAGGCGCCGCCCGCGGTCGGGTTGGAGGAGGTGACGAACGGATAGGTGCCGTGGTCGACATCGAGCAGGGTGCCCTGCCCGCCCTCCAGCAGCACGACCTTGCCCTCGTCCAAGGCCTGGTTGAGCACGAGCGTGGTGTCGCGGACCAGGTCCTTCAGCTGCTCGGCGTACCCGAGCAGCTCGTCCACGACCTGCTCGGGGGCGATCGCCCGGCGGTTGTAGAGCTTGGCGAGGACCTGGTTCTTGTGGTCGAGCGCGGCGTCGACCTTCTGCCGCAGGATCGATTCGTCGAACAGGTCCTGCACGCGGATGCCCTGCCGGTTGATCTTATCGGCGTAGGTGGGGCCGATACCGCGGCCGGTGGTGCCGATCTTCCGCTTGCCGAGGAAGCGCTCGGACACCTTGTCCAGCGTCTGGTGGTACGACGTGATCAGGTGCGCGTTGCCGCTGAGCAGCAGCCGCGAGGTGTCCACGCCCCGGTCCTGGAGCCCCTTCAGCTCGGCGAGCAGCACCTTGGGGTCGACGACGACGCCGTTGCCGATCACGGGGACGCAGCCAGGGGAGAGGATTCCGGAGGGCAGCAGATGCAGCGCGTACTTCTGGTCACCGACGACCACCGTGTGGCCGGCGTTGTTCCCGCCCTGGTAGCGCACCACGTAATCCACCGAACCACCGAGCAGGTCGGTGGCCTTGCCTTTGCCTTCATCACCCCACTGAGCGCCGAGCAGCACAAGTGCGGGCACAGGCGTACACCCCTTTCGAGCGGGGCATCTACGCAAGGGCTGCCCCGGATCGACGAAAACCCCTGGCGCAATCGCGACAGGGGCTCTTGCACAGAGAGCTTACGGGAGACGCAGCCGGGAGGCGAACAATCAGGTGCTCATCGTCATCGACCCGACGGCTCGGCAGACGGACGGGGAATCGGTGCGGATCGCCAGAGATGTCCTGTGCGCGGGGTCGGCCGCGGGTGACGTCAAGGTGTGCGTGCTGGACCAACCACAGGCGATGAAGCGGGTGTTGGCCCGCAAGGGCGGCCGTCGGGTGGTGATCGTCGGGGACGACGGGGCGCTGCTGCGCGCGGTGGGGCTGCTGCTCCGCAGCGGTGAGTTGGGCACCAGCCCGCTGGGCCTGGTGCCGGTCGGCCCGGGACCGACACTGGTGGTGGCGCGGGCGCTGGGGGTACCGACCGACGCGGTGATGGCCTCCCGCGCGATCCTCGGCGGCGCGGTCCGGCGGGTGGACGTGCTGACGGACGACGCGGGCGGCGTGGTGCTGGGGGCGCTCGGCATCCCCGCGCCGCGCGCCCGCGTCTCGGGGCCGACGGCGCTGTGGTGGCGGACCGTGCACCGGCCCCGGCAGCGGCTGCGGGTGGAGGCGGACGGGCGGGTGCTGGCGGACGGCGACCGGCCGGTGGCGGGGATCTCGGTGCGGGCGACCGACGGACTGGCCGAGGTGGTGGTCAGCGCCGGGCCGACCGGGCAGGGCGACGTGCGGGCGCGGGCGCTGTCGGTGACGGTCTCGGGGCCCGCGTTCAGCTACCGGGCGGACGCGGTGGACTCGGGACCGACGCGGGCGCGGACCTGGACCGTGCGGCCGGGCGCGCTGCGGCTGACGGTGCCAGTGCGCTGATCGGTCCCGGTGATCAGGCCGGTCCTCGGCCGTCAGGTCGCGGTGGGGCCTCCGCCGACGACGGCGCGGTGAGCGCGCCAGCGCTCCAGGACGCCCTGGAGCTCGGTCAGCGGAGACAGCGTGAACTCCTCGGTCTCCGCCATCCGCCAGCCGGCCGCGCGGGCCGAGCCGCCGCTCGCCACCGGAGCTCTCCCGCGTCCGGTGGCTCAGCGCCATCCGGTAATCGCGCTGACCGGCGGCACGCTCATCATGCTGGCCGCCGGACTCCGCTTCGGGCTTACCGGCGCCGCCTCCGCCGACGACGGCGCGGTGAGCGCGCCAGCGCTCCAGGACACCCTGGAGCTCGGTCAGCGGAGACAGCGTGAACTCCTCGGTCTCCGCCATCCGCCAGCCGGCCGCGCGGGCCGAGCCGCCGCTCGCCACCGGAGCTCTCCCGCGTCCGGTGGCTCGGCGCCATCCGGTGATCGCGCTGACCGGCGGCACGCTCATCATGCTGGCCGCCGGACACGGCTTCGGGCTTACCGGCGCCGCCTCCGCCGACGACGGCGCCCCGGTGTCGAAGCCGGCCGGCGCCTCGCTCGCCCACGCGCCCGCGCTGTGGGTCACGGCCGGGGTCGCGGGCGGCGATCTCCGGCTGGTTCCCGCGCGCGGCGGCGGCCCGGGGCGTTCCGGCGTACTCGTTCGTCGTGGTCTCCCTGGGCGAGCTGACCGACATGCCGGAGGCGCTCAGTGGCGTCTCCCTCATCGGCCATGTGCCGCAGGTGCCCGCCGCCGATCCGGAGTGGACGCCGCTGCTGGTGCTGACCGCGCCGGCCGCCGCGCCGATCGGGGCTCGGCCTGGCAGGCTTCCGGCGCCGCGACCTGGAGGCCACGCGCCGAGCCGAGCCGCGCGCGGGCAGCGGCCCGGCCGCCCGCCTTTCCGCGGGCGGCCGAGCCGTTCCGCTGCCCCGATGGAGCAGCGAGCCACCCGCTGGGACGCACTCCGGATGCGGTTCCCATGACCCACTGTTCGCATAGGTGACAACCCGTCACGCCACCTCGCGTGCGGCGAACGACCGGAGGTCACCCGTCCATGAAGTCCTTGCACCCCCGCGCCAGCCGGCTGACCGCAGCCGCTGCCACCGCCGTGCTCGCCCTTGGCATCGGCGCCCCCGTGGCCGTCGGCCTCGGCGACGGCGTCACTCTCGCCGACGACGGCGCCAATCCCGCCCAGAGCACCGCCACCTCCACCCCGACCGCCACCGCCCCGCTGACCATCTCGCCCACCTCGGGCGGCGCCAACACCTCGGTCACCGTCAGATCCAGCTGCTCACCGAGCGGGCCGGCGACCTCGGACGCGTTCCAACAGAGCATCACCCTCCAGCAGAGCGGCAACCAGTGGGTCGGCACCGGGCGGATCAGGTCCAGCGGCCTCACGGTCGGCCGGACCTACACGGTCACCGTCCGGTGCACCGACGGCGTGACGCTGAGCACGTCGTTCACCTACACCGCGACACCCACCGGTGGCGCCTCGGCCGGCTTCGGCGGCGCGGTCGGCGGGGCGGGCGGCGGGAGCACGGCGGCGACGGTGCTGGCCGTCGGCGGCGGGCTCGCGATCGCCGGAACGGTCGGCTACGCCTTCCTCAGCCGGCGCCGCCGCGTCGGCGGCCACTACTGAGAGAGGCGGGCGTGCCCAAGATCCCGTGGCTCCGGCGGCTGAAGCGGTCCAAGGGGGCCGACCGGCCGGCGCGGTCCAAGACGCCCAAGGCACCGAAAGCACCGAAAGCACCGAAGACGCCGAGGGCTCCGAAGGCGCCCAAGACGCCGAAGATGCCCAAGGTGCCCCGGGCCAAGGGGCCCCTGCGGCCTGAGCGGCCGGGGCCGCGCAAGCGGTCCGCGCCGCTCAGGCCGGGCCGGACGGCCGACCGGACGCCGACGCCGAAGTCCGGGGCGGGCGAACGGTCCGGGCCGCTCGGCCGCGCCGGGCGGATTCCGGGCGCCGGCCGGCTCGGGCTGCCGAAGGGATCCAGGCGTGCCGAGCGGGTCAAGCAGCCGGAACGGGCCGGGCGGCGGAAGTGGCCGCGGCGGTCCGGGCGGCAGGAGCGGCTGCGCCAGCCCAAGCCGGTCAAGCGACGCGCCCGGCTGAAACCGTTTCTGCGGGGGCAGGCCAAGCGCCTGCGGGTCCTGGTCCAGCCCCTGCACCGCCTCGGCGAGTGGTACCGGCGTACCGCGCCCCGGCTGGCGGCCAGGGGCCGGGCCCGCGGCGCGCGGGTCGTCGCCGCGCTCCGCGCCGCCGTGCGGCTCGGCCCGTCGCGGGGCCCGGCGACGGGCACCGCCACCGCCGAGGCGGCCACCGCGACCACGACCGCGACAGCCGAGCCCGGTGATCCCGCCGCACCGGACCGGGCCACCCGGCCCGGCAAGCCCGGCAAGGTCGGCAAGGTCGGCAAGGTCGGCAAGGTCGGCCTGCTCGTGGCACGGCTCCTCAGGCGTGCCGGACTCGACCGACTCGTCCGGCGCCGCCGTCCCAAGCCCGCCAGGCCGCCCCGGCCCGTCGTGCGCCCGGCCGCGCAGACCCGGCAGCAGCGCCTGTCGGTCCGCTGCCGACGGCTGGAGACACTGGCCGCGACCAGCGCCGTCACCGTGGGACTGCTCGCCGGGATCTTCGGGCCGGACCCCGCCGACGGCGTCAGCGAGGCCCAGGCGTCCAGCAGCATCGCGGAAGGCGTCTCCCGGCCCGGCGCGGTTGACGCGCCCGGGTCCGCGCCCGACGCGGGATCCACGGCCGACCTGGACCAGTCGCTGACCGGCGAGCCTTCCTCCGTGGTGGCCGCACCGCTGCCGAGGTCCGCCCCGACCCGGGTCCGCATCCCGCAACTGGCCACCGATGTCGAGGTCTTCGGCGCCGACCTCTCCCCCGACGGCGGCCCGCCCTCGCCCTCCGTGGAGGACGCGCTACGCGCCGCCTGGTACGCCGGCGGCGTGGCCCCCGGCGAACGCGGCGCCGCCATCCTCGTCGGCCACCTGGACACCTACGACGGACCGGCCGCCTTCGCGGGCCTCGGCTCGCTGCGCCCCGGCGAGAACATCGAGA
Above is a window of Streptomyces sp. NBC_01803 DNA encoding:
- a CDS encoding protein kinase domain-containing protein, giving the protein MGQYRLLGKLGAGGMGSVYLARSDRGRTVAVKLVQPELAAQPEFRRRFQQEVEAARAVGGDWTAPVLGCDTEAETPWVATGYVAGPSLHEVIAQTYGRLPERTLSILANGLVRALQDIHAAGLVHRDLKPSNVMITIDGPRVIDFGIARALEGNGDGLTRTGAAVGSPGFMSPEQCRGEVLTAASDIFCLGSVLTFAATGRTPFGDANTAMTALMLRIVQGQQDLTEVPDGIRPLIERCLSQHPADRPSLDELLAATRAADDEDEPWLPGALVAKLGRHAVELLDSEDPLQAPPIPMTKPHPAMPHMPPTPLPPTSIPTPPPPQAGVPMAPPTPTQFSVPGTPPPSPQPNAGVDAMATMTSAAPPPGYGTPPPPGAGGYGTPPPPGAGGYGYPQQAPGTPGYGYPQVGSPEVSGPYGPGYPGGPGGPGGPGGPGGPPKKKNLALIIVAAVAVFAIAAGAAVFAFGGDSDDEAGDDGTETGQPTDDRTGEPTDEPTDSPTDEPTDEPTDQPTDQPTGDPQIDPSATVGSEYIGAWEGPVLNEDGNEVGFFQRIELDSGYGGDTVATQWTVLDNVLCEEQAQLVSSNGGLTINGTGITATSPDGATCNPYTAQTLEMNGGTLVWTSGQWHAELAPAGMQSDSDGMPYDIHSQTYTGSGFSIETETTSYAGSLALTWSDGSCTWESVMISGGLDAASILVGPGRVTSGSCDPLPSYLLEWEPADDKAEVITFTPYATDGGDSFTVNREAY
- a CDS encoding class F sortase; its protein translation is MPKVPRAKGPLRPERPGPRKRSAPLRPGRTADRTPTPKSGAGERSGPLGRAGRIPGAGRLGLPKGSRRAERVKQPERAGRRKWPRRSGRQERLRQPKPVKRRARLKPFLRGQAKRLRVLVQPLHRLGEWYRRTAPRLAARGRARGARVVAALRAAVRLGPSRGPATGTATAEAATATTTATAEPGDPAAPDRATRPGKPGKVGKVGKVGKVGLLVARLLRRAGLDRLVRRRRPKPARPPRPVVRPAAQTRQQRLSVRCRRLETLAATSAVTVGLLAGIFGPDPADGVSEAQASSSIAEGVSRPGAVDAPGSAPDAGSTADLDQSLTGEPSSVVAAPLPRSAPTRVRIPQLATDVEVFGADLSPDGGPPSPSVEDALRAAWYAGGVAPGERGAAILVGHLDTYDGPAAFAGLGSLRPGENIEIDRADGSTAVFTVDSVEQYPKTAFPDERVYGSVDTPQLRLITCGGRWTQDGGYDSNIVAYARLTSSTSGQSQGTEAGMIGP
- a CDS encoding diacylglycerol kinase family protein, with the protein product MLIVIDPTARQTDGESVRIARDVLCAGSAAGDVKVCVLDQPQAMKRVLARKGGRRVVIVGDDGALLRAVGLLLRSGELGTSPLGLVPVGPGPTLVVARALGVPTDAVMASRAILGGAVRRVDVLTDDAGGVVLGALGIPAPRARVSGPTALWWRTVHRPRQRLRVEADGRVLADGDRPVAGISVRATDGLAEVVVSAGPTGQGDVRARALSVTVSGPAFSYRADAVDSGPTRARTWTVRPGALRLTVPVR
- a CDS encoding adenylosuccinate synthase, encoding MPALVLLGAQWGDEGKGKATDLLGGSVDYVVRYQGGNNAGHTVVVGDQKYALHLLPSGILSPGCVPVIGNGVVVDPKVLLAELKGLQDRGVDTSRLLLSGNAHLITSYHQTLDKVSERFLGKRKIGTTGRGIGPTYADKINRQGIRVQDLFDESILRQKVDAALDHKNQVLAKLYNRRAIAPEQVVDELLGYAEQLKDLVRDTTLVLNQALDEGKVVLLEGGQGTLLDVDHGTYPFVTSSNPTAGGACTGSGIGPTRINRVIGILKAYTTRVGAGPFPTELHDADGEALRTIGGEFGVTTGRDRRCGWFDAVIARYATRVNGLTDFFLTKLDVLTGWERIPVCVAYEIDGRRVEELPYSQTDFHHATPVYEYLPGWTESLAGARSFEDLPKNAQAYVLTLQDLSGAPISAIGVGPGRDETIEITPFV